The genomic interval AGAAACAAAAAGATTAGAGAAATATTTGGTAGAATGTGGGATAGGTAGTAGAAGAGAAATAAAAAAATATGTTCATGAGGGAAGAATAAAAGTAAATGGGGAAATAACTTTAGATGAAAGGATTCATATAGATGAAAAATTTCATAAGGTTACCTTTAATGATAGAAAATTAGAAAAAAAGATATTAAGATATTATATGTTGAATAAAGTATCAGGTTATATTACTGCGATGAAGGATACAAATGGTAAAAAAACAGTTAAAGATTTACTGCCATCTTTTTTAGATACTAGAGGTTTGTCCCCTATAGGGCGATTGGATAAAGATACAGAAGGACTATTAATTTTTACTAACGATGGAAATTTATCTAAAATGATAGCTTCCCCAGATAATAATTGTAGTAAAGTATATTATGTTGAATTGGATAGGGAAATAACTGATGAAGATATAATAAATCTTCAAAATAATGTAAAAATTGATGATTATATTTGTAAAGCTGC from Fusobacterium sp. IOR10 carries:
- a CDS encoding pseudouridine synthase, giving the protein MELIKETKRLEKYLVECGIGSRREIKKYVHEGRIKVNGEITLDERIHIDEKFHKVTFNDRKLEKKILRYYMLNKVSGYITAMKDTNGKKTVKDLLPSFLDTRGLSPIGRLDKDTEGLLIFTNDGNLSKMIASPDNNCSKVYYVELDREITDEDIINLQNNVKIDDYICKAAKVEKITSKSINLTITEGKYHQVKKMIKAMDNKVNYLKRIKVSKLELGDLKFGEIKEIKIEDII